One window of the Salvelinus fontinalis isolate EN_2023a chromosome 2, ASM2944872v1, whole genome shotgun sequence genome contains the following:
- the LOC129826549 gene encoding zinc finger protein 653-like isoform X1, translating into MADGYGGEEGPLDAEEAGDQINSISRRCRGRPRLTDSDRAQRRLESRKKYDVRRVYLGESHKVWSELRRRTSLSDAGLAEYLILLNSTYGERYQQKYGGKTTPEVCTKLKIGKNERVSSLCSMVTWYQDHSQTCPHEPQLRALEPQPGFSTSAIWQCDADHSFVQHLSSPPRGPSEPEMETETEEEVDRDTRTLETGGIMTRRRRRETDAHRQLTDAGGDLEVAGAPVTMDQVEQATALSQLPGMEAPSRDTPLMEHLSENQSVWEMEVVMEAGRQQAQESDDEETGYNAVGEDINPEEEAEDLRRDRRDEGVGTSQDGYECVVVTASLTDRLNKADEEDTTQTMGDTVGVDTQTNLHPVPASMQVPGQGELFDSQTLQTVGTTCEIPDQRGTLDGSQLIIITGPSYEALASEGIQLNMGGGDVEEVTCTVIEGVAYNQMCQSVVDFRTTEEDSITDIFLSGLSDKELLQPSIESHGLEPTCERELQRGLSRCRRSRRGPVIEADGMLKMFHCPYEGCSQVYVAISSFQNHVNLVHRKGRTKVCPHPGCGKKFYLSNHLHRHMIIHSGVRDFICETCGKSFKRKNHLEVHRRTHTGETPLQCEICGYQCRQRASLNWHMKKHTPEAHYNFTCEHCGKRFEKLDSVKFHKLKSHPDKQAT; encoded by the exons ATGGCGGATGgctatggaggagaggagggtcccCTGGACGCTGAAGAAGCCGGGGATCAAATAAATTCAATTTCGAGGCGTTGTAGAGGCCGTCCCAGGCTCACGGATTCTGATCGAGCACAAAGACGCCTCGAGTCCCGTAAGAAGTATGATGTTAGGCGAGTTTATCTTGGAGAATCTCACAAGGTTTGGAGTGAGCTTCGCCGGCGAACGAGTTTGAGTGACGCTGGACTTGCCGAGTACCTAATCCTGCTCAACTCCACGTACGGGGAGAGATACCAGCAAAAATACGGAGG GAAGACAACCCCAGAAGTATGTACAAAACTGAAAATAG GGAAAAATGAGAGAGTGTCCAGCCTTTGTAGCATGGTGACCTGGTACCAGGATCACTCCCAGACCTGCCCACATGAACCGCAGCTCAGAGCTCTGGAACCCCAACCTGGATTCTCCACCTCAGCTATCTGGCAGTGTGATGCTGACCATTCATTTGTGCAGCACCTCTCCTCGCCACCAAGAGGGCCTAGTGAGcctgagatggagacagagacggAGGAGGAAGTTGACAGGGACACAAGGACACTGGAAACTGGAGGAATCATGaccaggaggagaaggagagaaacagatgCCCACAGACAGCTCACTG ATGCAGGAGGGGATTTGGAAGTGGCCGGAGCCCCGGTGACTATGGATCAGGTGGAGCAGGCCACGGCTCTCAGCCAGCTCCCAGGGATGGAGGCCCCATCCAGGGACACTCCACTAATGGAGCATCTCTCTGAGAATCAGTCTGTCTGGGAGAtggaggtggtgatggaggcaggcAGACAGCAAGCCCAGGAGTCTGACGATGAGGAGACAGGTTACAATGCTGTAGGGGAGGACATCAACCCAGAGGAGGAGGCGGAGGACctgagaagagacagaagagatgaAGGAGTGGGTACATCACAAGATGGCTACGAGTGTGTTGTAGTGACTGCATCCTTAACTGACAGACTGAACAAAGCTGATGAGGAGGACACCACACAGACAATGGGTGACACAGTTGGTGTAGACACTCAGACCAACCTCCATCCAGTCCCAGCCTCTATGCAGGTGCCTGGGCAAGGGGAGCTATTTGATTCTCAGACACTACAGACTGTGGGGACCACCTGTGAGATACCAGACCAGCGAGGAACTCTGGACGGTTctcag CTGATCATCATCACTGGCCCCAGCTACGAGGCTTTGGCATCCGAGGGCATCCAGCTCAACATGGGGGgcggagacgtggaggaggtcaCCTGCACTGTTATAGAGGGTGTGGCTTACAACCAAATGTGCCAGTCAGTGGTAGATTTTAGGACAACAGAGGAAGACTCCATCACAG ATATTTTCCTCTCAGGCCTGAGTGACAAGGAGCTGCTACAGCCCAGTATTGAGTCTCATGGCTTGGAGCCCACCTGTGAGAGGGAGCTACAGAGGGGCCTAAGCAG ATGTAGGAGGAGCAGACGAGGTCCTGTCATCGAGGCAGACGGAATGCTCAAGATGTTCCACTGTCCGTATGAAGGCTGTAGTCAAGTCTATGTAGCCATCAGCAGCTTTCAG AACCATGTGAATCTGGTTcacaggaaggggaggaccaagGTGTGCCCCCACCCTGGCTGTGGCAAGAAGTTCTATCTGTCAAACCACCTGCATCGCCACATGATCATCCACTCAG GAGTCCGAGACTTCATCTGTGAAACGTGTGGGAAATCGTTCAAAAGGAAGAATCACTTGGAGGTTCACCGGCGCACGCACACAGGAGAGACGCCCCTTCA GTGTGAGATCTGTGGGTACCAGTGTCGCCAGAGAGCATCTCTCAACTGGCACATGAAGAAACACACCCCAGAGGCCCACTACAACTTCACCTGCGAACACTGTGGCAAGAGGTTTGAAAAGCTTGACAGTGTTAAGTTCCACAAGTTAAAAAGCCACCCAGACAAACAGGCAACATAA
- the LOC129826549 gene encoding zinc finger protein 653-like isoform X2, whose translation MADGYGGEEGPLDAEEAGDQINSISRRCRGRPRLTDSDRAQRRLESRKKYDVRRVYLGESHKVWSELRRRTSLSDAGLAEYLILLNSTYGERYQQKYGGKTTPEVCTKLKIGKNERVSSLCSMVTWYQDHSQTCPHEPQLRALEPQPGFSTSAIWQCDADHSFVQHLSSPPRGPSEPEMETETEEEVDRDTRTLETGGIMTRRRRRETDAHRQLTDAGGDLEVAGAPVTMDQVEQATALSQLPGMEAPSRDTPLMEHLSENQSVWEMEVVMEAGRQQAQESDDEETGYNAVGEDINPEEEAEDLRRDRRDEGVGTSQDGYECVVVTASLTDRLNKADEEDTTQTMGDTVGVDTQTNLHPVPASMQVPGQGELFDSQTLQTVGTTCEIPDQRGTLDGSQLIIITGPSYEALASEGIQLNMGGGDVEEVTCTVIEGVAYNQMCQSVVDFRTTEEDSITGLSDKELLQPSIESHGLEPTCERELQRGLSRCRRSRRGPVIEADGMLKMFHCPYEGCSQVYVAISSFQNHVNLVHRKGRTKVCPHPGCGKKFYLSNHLHRHMIIHSGVRDFICETCGKSFKRKNHLEVHRRTHTGETPLQCEICGYQCRQRASLNWHMKKHTPEAHYNFTCEHCGKRFEKLDSVKFHKLKSHPDKQAT comes from the exons ATGGCGGATGgctatggaggagaggagggtcccCTGGACGCTGAAGAAGCCGGGGATCAAATAAATTCAATTTCGAGGCGTTGTAGAGGCCGTCCCAGGCTCACGGATTCTGATCGAGCACAAAGACGCCTCGAGTCCCGTAAGAAGTATGATGTTAGGCGAGTTTATCTTGGAGAATCTCACAAGGTTTGGAGTGAGCTTCGCCGGCGAACGAGTTTGAGTGACGCTGGACTTGCCGAGTACCTAATCCTGCTCAACTCCACGTACGGGGAGAGATACCAGCAAAAATACGGAGG GAAGACAACCCCAGAAGTATGTACAAAACTGAAAATAG GGAAAAATGAGAGAGTGTCCAGCCTTTGTAGCATGGTGACCTGGTACCAGGATCACTCCCAGACCTGCCCACATGAACCGCAGCTCAGAGCTCTGGAACCCCAACCTGGATTCTCCACCTCAGCTATCTGGCAGTGTGATGCTGACCATTCATTTGTGCAGCACCTCTCCTCGCCACCAAGAGGGCCTAGTGAGcctgagatggagacagagacggAGGAGGAAGTTGACAGGGACACAAGGACACTGGAAACTGGAGGAATCATGaccaggaggagaaggagagaaacagatgCCCACAGACAGCTCACTG ATGCAGGAGGGGATTTGGAAGTGGCCGGAGCCCCGGTGACTATGGATCAGGTGGAGCAGGCCACGGCTCTCAGCCAGCTCCCAGGGATGGAGGCCCCATCCAGGGACACTCCACTAATGGAGCATCTCTCTGAGAATCAGTCTGTCTGGGAGAtggaggtggtgatggaggcaggcAGACAGCAAGCCCAGGAGTCTGACGATGAGGAGACAGGTTACAATGCTGTAGGGGAGGACATCAACCCAGAGGAGGAGGCGGAGGACctgagaagagacagaagagatgaAGGAGTGGGTACATCACAAGATGGCTACGAGTGTGTTGTAGTGACTGCATCCTTAACTGACAGACTGAACAAAGCTGATGAGGAGGACACCACACAGACAATGGGTGACACAGTTGGTGTAGACACTCAGACCAACCTCCATCCAGTCCCAGCCTCTATGCAGGTGCCTGGGCAAGGGGAGCTATTTGATTCTCAGACACTACAGACTGTGGGGACCACCTGTGAGATACCAGACCAGCGAGGAACTCTGGACGGTTctcag CTGATCATCATCACTGGCCCCAGCTACGAGGCTTTGGCATCCGAGGGCATCCAGCTCAACATGGGGGgcggagacgtggaggaggtcaCCTGCACTGTTATAGAGGGTGTGGCTTACAACCAAATGTGCCAGTCAGTGGTAGATTTTAGGACAACAGAGGAAGACTCCATCACAG GCCTGAGTGACAAGGAGCTGCTACAGCCCAGTATTGAGTCTCATGGCTTGGAGCCCACCTGTGAGAGGGAGCTACAGAGGGGCCTAAGCAG ATGTAGGAGGAGCAGACGAGGTCCTGTCATCGAGGCAGACGGAATGCTCAAGATGTTCCACTGTCCGTATGAAGGCTGTAGTCAAGTCTATGTAGCCATCAGCAGCTTTCAG AACCATGTGAATCTGGTTcacaggaaggggaggaccaagGTGTGCCCCCACCCTGGCTGTGGCAAGAAGTTCTATCTGTCAAACCACCTGCATCGCCACATGATCATCCACTCAG GAGTCCGAGACTTCATCTGTGAAACGTGTGGGAAATCGTTCAAAAGGAAGAATCACTTGGAGGTTCACCGGCGCACGCACACAGGAGAGACGCCCCTTCA GTGTGAGATCTGTGGGTACCAGTGTCGCCAGAGAGCATCTCTCAACTGGCACATGAAGAAACACACCCCAGAGGCCCACTACAACTTCACCTGCGAACACTGTGGCAAGAGGTTTGAAAAGCTTGACAGTGTTAAGTTCCACAAGTTAAAAAGCCACCCAGACAAACAGGCAACATAA
- the LOC129826583 gene encoding tetraspanin-16-like, producing MARHDKLYTWMRYLMLLLCVILVISGFVLLGLGAWIRYGAATFVDVLGSYSSQLIYISYICIGMGSVLSFTGLIGCCGAWKENRFFIMLFFFIVTMLFVAEIIGTIFVLTYRNLVSLVVRDASKNSLMTAYMGPAATDPISTAWNTVMVKFKCCGFENSTVDFKGSVFSTTTGLNYPKTCCVNKTLADCDGITITPSLIQPQSCFGKVITVIREQSVILGSAAGCICMMELSSMILAMVLFVKLGLMRHPW from the exons ATGGCTAGACATGACAAACTGTACACATGGATGCGGTATTTGATGTTGCTGCTTTGTGTGATACTTGTT aTAAGTGGCTTTGTGCTGCTGGGGCTTGGCGCATGGATTAGATATGGAGCAGCTACGTTTGTGGATGTCCTGGGCTCCTACTCGTCTCAGCTCATCTACATCAGCTACATCTGTATTGGTATGGGCTCAGTGCTGTCTTTCACGGGTCTCATCGGCTGCTGTGGGGCTTGGAAAGAGAACCGCTTCTTTATCATGCTG TTTTTCTTCATCGTGACAATGCTATTTGTTGCTGAAATCATTGGGACTATTTTTGTCTTGACGTACCGGAATCTG GTTAGCTTAGTGGTACGTGATGCAAGCAAGAATTCCCTTATGACTGCCTATATGGGCCCAGCGGCAACAGACCCAATCTCAACAGCATGGAACACAGTCATGGTCAAG TTCAAATGCTGTGGTTTTGAGAACTCGACTGTAGATTTCAAGGGCTCTGTATTCAGTACTACCACGGGTTTGAACTACCCTAAGACTTGCTGTGTGAACAAGACCCTTGCAGACTGTGACGGTATCACCATCACTCCAAGTCTGATCCAACCACAG agctgCTTTGGTAAGGTCATCACAGTGATCAGAGAGCAGAGTGTCATCCTGGGATCAGCAGCTGGCTGCATATGTATGATGGAG TTATCCTCCATGATCCTTGCCATGGTTTTGTTTGTGAAGTTGGGGCTCATGAGGCATCCATGGTGA
- the LOC129826564 gene encoding ATPase SWSAP1-like has translation MADILTLVFRIFNQHNGKTKDFKSIAPSKCSTLVVGDSSINRSLLILAAVTAASELGLKVSFFTQVQIQSLPGSLQESMSNLSPDNLKKIKFSYPRSLEDLLQDVASLHESASGSAAPPSLIIVDGLEGYLRGPGVSGGLQLAEQSSAAHISALLYDTAAFLTQTLEERAASLAPCRVIASFQSECEGHAGGDSSDPVLSVLDRYFQVRCTLDQDWNSAPAVAGSQDTWHVYLSGAGITEDSIAKDEEDSSLAREWRLIICPNRSIEFTMV, from the exons ATGGCCGATATTTTGACGCTTGTCTTTAGGATATTTAACCAACACAATGGAAAAACGAAGGATTTCAAAAGCATCGCACCATCAAAATGCAGTACCTTGGTAGTCGGAGACAGTAGCATTAACCGTTCGTTGCTGATACTTGCGGCGGTGACGGCTGCCTCTGAATTGGGGCTCAAAGTCTCATTTTTCACTCAGGTTCAAATTCAGAGCCTTCCAGGATCATTACAAGAATCCATGTCCAACCTGAGCCCCGACAATTTGAAG AAAATCAAGTTTTCATACCCCAGGTCCTTGGAAGATTTGCTTCAGGATGTGGCCTCTTTGCATGAATCAGCCTCTGGATCTGCTGCCCCCCCGTCGCTGATCATCGTGGACGGACTGGAGGGCTACCTGCGCGGGCCTGGGGTGAGTGGTGGCCTTCAGCTGGCGGAGCAGTCCTCTGCTGCACACATCTCTGCTCTGCTGTATGACACGGCTGCATTTCTCACACAGACCTTGGAAGAGAGAGCCGCTAGTCTGGCCCCCTGTCGGGTCATAGCCTCGTTCCAGTCTGAGTGTGAAGGGCATGCTGGTGGGGACTCCTCAGACCCTGTCCTCTCAGTGTTAGACCGCTACTTTCAGGTTCGGTGTACCTTGGACCAGGACTGGAACTCTGCCCCTGCTGTAGCAGGATCACAGGACACGTGGCATGTTTACCTCTCTGGTGCTGGGATCACAGAAGACTCTATTGCTAAGGATGAGGAGGACTCAAGTCTGGCACGAGAATGGCGACTGATCATTTGCCCCAATCGCTCAATAGAGTTTACAATGGTTTGA
- the LOC129826572 gene encoding tetraspanin-1-like, with amino-acid sequence MGCFGFLKVMMFAFNGIIFLAGAAILGVGIWVKVDSGSILGFLKGIKDAPAEMNQILNVGYLLIAVGAVLLIIGFLGCCGAMKESRCMLLLFFVIVLVVFIAEVAGAVVILVFKPLAGELIEKLGTKVVQNIKKDYGQNSDVTALWNATMDTLKCCGFYNYTDFTDSPFEKSTHLYPQQCCHGAVFSSCNDTIATVTGCFPKFKQLIDENTIVIVAVALGIAALEILAMVVSMTLYCIIGSKSG; translated from the exons ATGGGTTGCTTCGGATTTCTCAAAGTCATGATGTTTGCTTTTAATGGCATCATCTTT TTGGCGGGCGCTGCCATCCTGGGTGTGGGGATCTGGGTGAAGGTGGACAGCGGCTCGATCCTGGGGTTCCTCAAGGGGATAAAAGACGCTCCGGCGGAGATGAACCAGATCCTAAACGTGGGCTACCTGTTGATTGCTGTGGGGGCAGTGCTGCTGATCATAGGTTTCCTGGGTTGCTGTGGCGCCATGAAGGAGAGCAGGTGTATGCTGCTCCTG TTCTTTGTTATTGTGTTGGTGGTGTTCATTGCAGAGGTGGCTGGAGCAGTGGTTATCCTGGTGTTTAAACCCTTG GCAGGTGAGTTGATTGAGAAACTGGGCACCAAAGTGGTTCAGAACATTAAGAAGGACTATGGACAAAATTCAGACGTCACCGCTCTCTGGAATGCTACTATGGATACG CTAAAGTGCTGTGGATTCTACAACTATACAGACTTCACTGACTCTCCATTTGAAAAATCCACCCATCTCTATCCTCAACAGTGCTGCCACGGTGCTGTTTTCAGCTCTTGTAATGATACAATTGCT ACAGTCACTGGCTGCTTCCCAAAGTTTAAGCAACTGATTGATGAAAACACTATTGTCATTGTGGCAGTGGCATTGGGAATCGCTGCTCTTGAG ATATTGGCGATGGTTGTCTCCATGACTTTGTACTGCATAATAGGCTCAAAGAGTGGCTGA